A window from Drosophila nasuta strain 15112-1781.00 chromosome 3, ASM2355853v1, whole genome shotgun sequence encodes these proteins:
- the LOC132790187 gene encoding PRADC1-like protein, with protein sequence MLIVLVVIATLSQCTATSTIHMPVTTQDIIAGDVFFEIVSPQDLEYTYRLRPAKDFGVSFSQKLENVPMVLADPPEACQKIRNVREMHGSVALMDRGQCSFLTKTLNAEAAGAIGAIITEYNSNSPEFEHYIEMIHDKTNRDAQIPAGFLLGKNGIIIRSTLLRMKRVHALINIPVNLTFTPPSKINHPPWLGW encoded by the exons ATGTTAATTGTTTTGGTAGTTATTGCCACTCTGAGCCAATGCACAGCCACGTCAACGATACACATGCCAGTGACGACTCAGGACATAATTGCAGGTGACGTGTTCTTTGAAATCGTTTCGCCGCAAGATCTTGAATACACCTATCGACTGCGGCCGGCCAAGGACTTTGGCGTGTCCTTCTCACAGAAGCTTGAAAACGTGCCTATGGTGTTGGCCGACCCACCAGAAGCTTGCCAAAAGATCCGCAATGTACGAGAGATGCACGGAAGCGTTGCGCTTATGGATAGGGG TCAATGCTCGTTTCTTACCAAGACACTTAATGCAGAGGCTGCTGGCGCAATTGGCGCTATCATCACCGAGTACAATTCGAATTCACCGGAATTTGAGCATTACATTGAGATGATACACGATAAAACCAATCGCGATGCACAAATTCCGGCCGGCTTTTTGCTGGGCAAGAATGGCATCATCATACGCAGCACTCTACTGCGGATGAAGCGTGTCCATGCGCTTATTAACATACCTGTGAACCTGACTTTTACCCCGCCATCGAAAATCAATCATCCACCTTGGCTGGGTTGGTAA
- the LOC132790186 gene encoding uncharacterized protein LOC132790186: MNATTEATTASAEEAHTTTVTATATTTETQLSDSLSLLLSSRATSAASSWLHELAQPGEHEPTSALLNYCKRKFLRPYVAILTVVGLNPISTDMSNVSACCSYIQALVILCVLLMGYVLRYLCGYRGDRGFSSYRDIRPGGYGNATDVCDSSGSSKTSNTIGELLFGYVVPSVLNLLSFVSAVLVCKVIEHEQLQNLIERVFLLSAKPKRLCRMLWFYLGVALTLLLLLFAYACCVVIMQPAQIIKVAWLAEKLRNWELCLRIGLLCTILLQDLVEIIILSSYYIECYLLRVHLETLSHKLLMHSIDSLDWMREILEFRKLLERVNQHVSIPVCFLIVMNLAYAFAGLVYLFKDFDFHYCALKLVLLNIANVMLWLFLGLLPFFVAGSVTRVCQNAQANGHQIRVRPFVYHNTSAEDLNSTLLFASSLDMSAKLFRMPIQSNYLCFAILVVTIVVLTLGMCLNLSALGKF, translated from the exons ATGAACGCGACGACAGAGGCGACCACAGCGTCAGCTGAGGAGGCgcacacaacaacagtaacagcgacagcaacgacgacaGAAACGCAGCTCAGTGACTCGCTATCGCTTCTGTTGAGCAGCCGCGCTACATCCGCCGCCTCATCCTGGCTGCACGAGCTCGCC CAGCCGGGCGAGCACGAGCCGACATCAGCTCTCCTCAATTACTGTAAACGCAAG TTCCTGCGTCCCTATGTCGCCATACTGACTGTCGTTGGACTGAATCCCATTTCCACGGATATGAGCAATGTGAGCGCCTGCTGTAGCTACATCCAAGCGCTAGTAATACTCTGTGTGCTCCTCATGGGCTATGTACTGCGGTATTTGTGCGGATACCG GGGAGATCGCGGATTTAGCAGCTATCGCGACATACGCCCCGGTGGCTATGGCAACGCTACAGATGTCTGCGACTCATCTGGTAGCTCAAAAACTTCCAATACCATTGGGGAACTGTTGTTTGGCTACGTGGTACCCAGTGTCTTGAATCTGTTAAGCTTCGTGTCTGCGGTGCTCGTCTGCAAGGTGATCGAGCATGAGCAGTTGCAGAATCTCATTGAGCGAGTGTTTCTGCTTTCGGCTAAGCCAAAGCGATTGTGTCGCATGCTCTGGTTCTATCTGGGTGTGGCCCTAACATTGCTCTTACTCCTCTTCGCCTACGCCTGCTGTGTGGTCATCATGCAGCCGGCCCAGATTATAAAGGTAGCTTGGCTGGCCGAAAAGTTACGCAACTGGGAGCTGTGCCTGCGTATTGGATTGCTGTGCACCATATTGCTGCAGGATCTGGTCGAGATAATCATTTTAAGTAGCTACTACATTGAATGCTACTTGCTGCGCGTCCATTTGGAGACATTGTCACACAAGCTCCTAATGCATTCCATAGACTCGCTGGACTGGATGCGTGAGATTCTCGAGTTTCGGAAACTACTTGAGCGGGTCAATCAGCATGTGTCGATCCCAGTCTGCTTCCTGATTGTCATGAATCTGGCCTATGCATTTGCTGGTCTTGTCTACTTGTTCAAGGACTTTGATTTCCATTACTGTGCCCTTAAGTTGGTCTTGCTCAATATTGCCAATGTCATGTTGTGGCTATTCTTGGGTCTCTTGCCCTTCTTTGTGGCCGGGTCTGTGACTCGTGTGTGCCAGAATGCCCAGGCCAATGGGCATCAAATACGCGTCCGTCCATTCGTTTATCACAACACATCTGCCGAAGATCTCAATTCAACGCTCCTCTTCGCCTCATCTCTGGACATGTCTGCCAAGCTCTTCCGCATGCCCATCCAGTCCAACTATCTGTGCTTTGCCATACTAGTTGTCACCATCGTAGTGCTCACCCTGGGCATGTGTCTCAATTTAAGCGCTCTTGGCAAATTCTGA